In Jaculus jaculus isolate mJacJac1 chromosome 2, mJacJac1.mat.Y.cur, whole genome shotgun sequence, the genomic window gagagagagagaatgggcgcgccagggcctccagcctctgcaaacgaactccagacgcgtgcgcccccttgtgcatctggctaacgtgggacctggggaaccgagcctcgaaccggggtccttaggcttcacaggcaagcgcttaaccgctacgccatctctccagccctgttttttttttttttttaaagaggagccaagcatggtggtgtgtccctttatttatttatttatttgagagcgacagacacagagaggaagacagatagagggagagagagaatgggcgcgccagggcttccagcctctgcaaacaaactccagacgcgtgcgcccccttgtgcatctggctaacgtgggacctggggaaccgagcctcgaaccggggtccttaggcttcacaggcaagcgcttaaccgctaagccatctctccagccctagtgtttagttttttgaggtaagctatCACTGTGGtccaagctggaattcactatgtagtctcaggctggcctcgaactcacgttgagtctcctacctctgcctcctgagtgctgggattaaaggcgtgcgccaccacacctgacccagCATTCTTTTTAAGCCACCTTCGGGTGAGCAAAGTGTCCTTGAAAGCTCGTGATAAGTACTTAAACAAGCATCCAAAAGAATGCTTGTACCTGTTGCCCATGGCTGCACCAACCAGTCTGCCTAATGCCACCCCACCCGGGCATGGCTCTCACAGCTGGCTTTGACGGCACTATGCATTTCTTGAGGTGTTTGTGGAAAGCTTTCTAGAGCTCTGCGTTTCAGTTTTGAGAAGTTGCTGGCAATTTTGCAGTGGGAAGTCACCAGGGTATTTGTTGATTCTATTTTGAAAGCCTTGTCAGAGAAGAGAAGCTGCCCTGGATTTATGTGGAAGTGCTTCAGTGAGTCTATTCTGTGGCCAGTGCTGTGTCTTTACTGGCTCGAGTCAatgagggggagagggagcaggGATTCTGGAAGACTAAGCAGTTGCCCACATGGTCTGGGAGGATATAGGCTGGAGAAGGAAAGCAAGAGAAAATCCTTCACTGTCAATGATTTAGTCACATCATCATCATCCCTGGCTAgaatcctcctcctctttctttgtgtgtgtgtgtgtgtgtgtgtgtgtgtgtgtgtgtgtgtgtgtgtgtgtgccagagaaCAATGTCAGATGCTATCCTCAGAAATACagttcacttctttttaaaatttctttttgaattttatttacttatttatttgagaaagagagagagagagagagagaaagcaagctgtaaatagagagagaatgggcacaccagggcctctagccactgcaaaccaactccagatgcatgcaccaccttgtttatctggcttatgtgagttctggggaatcaaacctaggtctttaggcttcccaggcaagtgctttaactgctaagccatctctccagcactgtcctcctcttttttttttttaaatttttatttatttatttgagagtgacagacacagagagaaggacagatagagggagagagaatgggcgtgccagggcttccagcctctgcaaacgaactccagatgcgtgcgcccccttgtgcatctggctaacgtgggacctggggaaccaagccttgaaccggggtccttaggcttcacaggaaagcgtttaaccactaagccatctctccagcccatgtcctcctatttttgagacagggtctctcactggcctggagctcaccaattaggctagactggctagctggTGAGTTATAGGGATCCACTTCTCCgccactgggatcacaggtgcccacagccacacctggctttttatgtggatctgaggattgaactcaggtcctcctgcttgcaaggcaagctctTTACTCACTGAGAGCCAACTCCCTAGTCCCTTGACTTGTTGAGGAATCtcctactttctcattgctgggacaaacaccagaccagaagcagcttataggaggaaagggcttatttcaggcttacagactccagggaaacaccatcaatggagGAAGAAGGTGGTTCACGTCTATAACTAATGGCAGAGAcgccaccaaacagccagcaagcacaGCCAGGACTCAAGTCTGGCTCTCTACACACTGGTAAGGCTGGGCTACAAGATCCGCCCCTAGTAATTTGGTAATGGAAGTCTTGGGAATCTTGGGAATCTTCCTTTTtgagaactttctttctttctctctctctcttttttaaactgaactcttttttgtttgtttatttttgtttgttgaggtagggtttctccctagcccaggctgacctggaattcactatttattctcagggtggtctcaaactcaagatgatccttctacctctgcctcccaagtgctaagattaaaggcgtgcaccaccacgcttggcaagGACTTTTCCTGACACTGCGTTAGCAGCAGCGTCGGTGTCCTGTAGGACTTTTTAACCTCACATTCTGTGGTTCTAGCTTGAATTTCTcaattattttttccttcaaatgAAGACAATCTCTTTGTGGTTGGCATTATACTTGTGCTTATTAATCTTATAAGCAATTCATAATCTAAAAGATTCATTGCTGAAAATTAttcttttccccttcttcctttcttttttaaaatatttattttcaagcagagagagagaatgagagagagagagagagattgagagagagagagaatgagcatgccagggccttcagccactgcaaatgaactccagatgcgtgtgccattttgtgcatctggccttgcaTGGCTCCTGAGAACTgaactccttaggctttgcaggcaagtgccttaactgctgatccatctctccagccccccttctcctttccctACAAAAGACcaatgtgtacatgtgcatgcatgcactatatgtgtacatgtccttgcacatgtgtgtacacacgtcTGATATGGTGtgttcatatgcacacacatggatgTGCAATGGTGTACACAGATTTGCATACCTGAATATAAACATATAGGTGTAGACACTTGAACACATCATtaaatatgtgcatacatgtatttgTGCATATGCTTATGCCATTAAACATGTACGCACACATgttcatgcatatgtgcacacatgtatattatatgaatatacatacacttacatattcatatataagcacatttgtatgcatgcatacacacacacaattccttATGCGCACATGCATTTACAGGTACATGGATGCATATgcgtatgtgtatatgcacatatgtgctaTTACACACATGTACCTGGGTATTTGCCATGGTCTGTGTGCAGGCACACGTATGCATGGGTGCTCATGCGTGCACAGACCCGCTCATGCACTCACGTGGTGGAGGGAATCAGCCACTTACCTGGATGAGGCGCACAGGGTTCCGCATGATGTCTTCACCCCCAAAGATGTAGAGCCTTTGGTCCTTCACGGCGACAGCAGGATGGAGCACTGCCACTGGCATGCGGGCCATGGTCTCCCAGATGTCGCCGATGCTGTCATATCTCTCCATGGAGCCCAGGAGCTCCTGCCCTTCCCCAGTGCCCCCAATGGAGAATATGAAGTTCTTGTGGGCAGTGCTTCTGTGGGAGTAGCGGGCCACTAGCATGGGCTCCCCCAGCCTCCACTGGTTGAGTTTCAGGGAGAAGATGTGGACGCTGCGGCTGACGACACTCTTGCCCTCGCTGATGACCATGCCCCCCAGCACATAGATGCTACGGTGCAAGGTGACGGCTGACGCCTTGTACAGCCGGCTGGGGAGTTTGGCAAGGCTCTGCCACTGGCCGGTCTGCGCACTATAGAGAAGGACATCTCGGGTGGTCTGCTGGTTATCCTTCCGTCCCcccaagaggaggaggaagtctTGATAGGAGCTCCTTGGAGGGGTGGGCCACAGGGGATTGCAGTCCGGGGTGCTGGAGCCGTGCAAAGAGAACACCCGCTTCCTGGCCACGTCCAGGATGGCCTGGCACGCAGGGGAGGACTGGAGGAGGGCATCGCCGGCGATGAAGTGGTGGAAGAAGGCTGGATGGATGTACTGCAGTCGCACCTGCTGCAACAGTTCCTGCATATACTGCCTCCGGGTCTGGGGGTCATGCTTGACCCAAGCCATGAGGGTCTCAAacaccttctcctcctccccacagAGCGCGTCGTCTCCCAGGTAGTCTCTCAGCTCCAAGGCGCAGAGCTCCTTCAGGTCGGCCGATGCCGCCACCTCCGGGAAGTTCGCCAGGGCCACCTCCCTGGCTTTCCTCTTGAGGCTGTCACAGCTTAAGATTTCGGCGAGTCTGACCAGGCTCAGGCAGTTGCTGGGGGCCAGCTGGCTCTGCAGGTAAGAGGAACAGGCCTCAAACAGCCTGGGGTAGTGTAGCATAGCAGCCGCCTCCATCAGTGGGAGCACGTTGACCGCTGTGATGTGCGCCTCCCCCGTGTACACGTACGTGACAATCAGCTCCAGAGTCACCGAGTCGAGACCTTGCAGCTGCACTTTGGCCTCTTGGCTCTCCCGGAAGTGGCTGCAGAACATGGCCCTGAAGTAGGGGCTGCTGGAGGCCAGCACGTTGCGGTGGCAGGGCACCTCCCCGGCCCCGGTGCAGATGCTCACGTCGGTGAGGATCCTGCTCTGTCTTAAGCCATTGAGCTGCCTCAACAAGTCAGAGGAGAAGCTGTGGTCTTTGAAGAGAAGCCCGGCTGACGACTCCTCATCCATCCTACAAAGAGGAGAGGAAGCCCCCAGAGCAAGCAAGCTCAAGTTTTGCTAGCACCACGAATCAGAGAGACCAGCTGTGGGGGTCTCCAGGCCTCAGGATCATGTCCAGTCACCACGCTGTGTGTGGGATCATGAAGAGTAGGGAGCAGAAGATCAGAAAGGAAGTCCTCCCTTACCCCAGACCTCAAAGTGGACTTATTTCTGGTTGTGATTCTGCTGAGAGGTAACAGGCACACAGCATCTTCAGCTGATCTTAGGGGACAGTGAGCAAAGTAAAGCTGTTGGAAGTTGCTGACTGTCAAGGACTGACATGTTTGCCTGAAGCAAGGTAACAGTGCACCCATTTGATCAGAAGTGTGTCCACTGGTCTAGATCCTCAGCATATGTGTTAGAGAACTCAATCTTCCTGAGTGTTAGTCATTCTCCAAGGAAGACATTGCGGGGGTGTGGTCTGCTAGCTAGACAGAAGTGATGGGTGACAAGGGACCGTTGCAGGACAtggatataaataaaaacatgaccaCACAGTCTTTGGGGTTTGTTGAAAAGATGGAACCAGCACAGGACAAGGAGCAAACACTGCTCTGTCTTGTTGGTGACATCAACACACCTGCGGAGGAATGAAGAGTTAGGGACACTTACCTTGTCTTGCCGCAGTGGCATCCGCGGGTGCTGGGTCTGTCTTGTCCCCCCCGGAAAGTTTCCACCTGGAGCTCAGAGTGAAACCATGAGCCCCAGGCCTTCCTTGCAGTTGGCAAGTGATTTGTCCTAGGAGTCTGGATTTGTTTATGCCGAAGGCCCTCTCACAGTTTCTCGAGCTCTGTGCAAGGCCTGCGGGGCAGGGAGACAGTGTATACATTCCAGGGCTAAGAATAGCTGCATATGTACTTTCCACTGTTGTGACATGTGATTTCCCAGTTGCCTTTTGCAGCCACCCGAGGGCCTGCAGGGCCACGCATGCTCAGACGCCTTGTTTCCTTGGCAAGTGTTTACATGGGCATAAATAGACGGGGAGGGGCAGCTTCTCTGAGCAAGGCTTTGCTGTCCATTTGGACCCGATCCGAGTCCCTTGTCCTAAAAGTGCCTGGGAACTCTAGATGTCTGTAAACAGGTTGCTGTGACCTGTGTAGAGTCACTGAAGACAGTAGAGGCGGCGGATGgtcacaggggaggcagaggttgggacCCTCTCTATCCCCCACCGTCTATCTGTCTGGAAGCCTTGCTGCCAGGGCTGTGACTTCCTTATCCAGACTCCCAGGTGACAGAATTCCCTgatggaatttttaattttttttttttttttgagtagccTAGAGTTTCCAAACTTATACACACCCAGAGCCTAGTTGGGTCTCCTGTCCCGAGAACGGCTGTGGTCCTCCCACCACCTGCTCCTTCCAAACACCCGCTGGCTGCTCTTCAGCTGGGTTCTCTTAGAATTCTGGCTTCCTTTGCgtcttccttttccatttcctcTCGTCAGGTGGAATTGAGCTAGAGGCAGGGGGCAGGGGACATggttgtaaggagaaagagaatgaagaagaagaggaggagaaggcaaGATGGAGGGAGTGAGAAAGGAGAGCGAGAAGGAGCAGAGGAGGAGCATGTTGGTGGAGAGGGTGATGGGGGAGGAGGCAGTCAGGACCATGGTGACAGGTCTCAGAGCGCTCGGAGAAGTAAAGAGAGGCTCAGATATGCACTGTCCATCTTCCAGAATAGTCCACGGATAGCTCCAGCAACAAGTGACAGGGGAGCCTGAATTTTTCTTTGGCTCAAGTCTTCCTCAGACTTGCAACAGCCCCTGcttgatgtt contains:
- the Klhl38 gene encoding kelch-like protein 38, whose translation is MDEESSAGLLFKDHSFSSDLLRQLNGLRQSRILTDVSICTGAGEVPCHRNVLASSSPYFRAMFCSHFRESQEAKVQLQGLDSVTLELIVTYVYTGEAHITAVNVLPLMEAAAMLHYPRLFEACSSYLQSQLAPSNCLSLVRLAEILSCDSLKRKAREVALANFPEVAASADLKELCALELRDYLGDDALCGEEEKVFETLMAWVKHDPQTRRQYMQELLQQVRLQYIHPAFFHHFIAGDALLQSSPACQAILDVARKRVFSLHGSSTPDCNPLWPTPPRSSYQDFLLLLGGRKDNQQTTRDVLLYSAQTGQWQSLAKLPSRLYKASAVTLHRSIYVLGGMVISEGKSVVSRSVHIFSLKLNQWRLGEPMLVARYSHRSTAHKNFIFSIGGTGEGQELLGSMERYDSIGDIWETMARMPVAVLHPAVAVKDQRLYIFGGEDIMRNPVRLIQVYHISRNTWFKMETRMIKNVCAPAVVLGERIVIVGGYTRRILAYDPRSNKFVKCADMKDRRMHHGATAMGSKLYVTGGRRLTTDCNIEDSASFDCYDPDTDTWTSQGQLPHKLFDHACLSLQCIPHVIGLS